In a single window of the Rhodamnia argentea isolate NSW1041297 chromosome 2, ASM2092103v1, whole genome shotgun sequence genome:
- the LOC115750721 gene encoding LOW QUALITY PROTEIN: abscisic stress-ripening protein 1-like (The sequence of the model RefSeq protein was modified relative to this genomic sequence to represent the inferred CDS: deleted 1 base in 1 codon), whose product MAEGHHHHHFHHKKEDKPPVAVYSETAVDYKKEEKHHKHLEQLGKLGAAAAGAYALHEKHEAKKDPEHAHRHKIKEEVAATAAVGAGGFALHEHHKKKEAKKQYKRLMARSTTISSKPWMDLRLSLLDLCLVYVILLSLTKYPPS is encoded by the exons ATGGCCGAAggacaccaccaccaccacttccACCACAAGAAGGAGGATAAGCCACCCGTCGCGGTCTACTCCGAGACCGCGGTTGATtacaagaaggaggagaagcacCACAAGCACCTCGAGCAACTCGGCAAGCTCGGTGCTGCCGCCGCCGGTGCTTATGCTTTG CATGAGAAGCATGAGGCCAAGAAGGACCCAGAGCACGCCCACAGGCACAAGATAAAGGAGGAAGTAGCAGccaccgccgctgtcggagccGGGGGGTTTGCCTTACATGAGCACCACAAGAAGAAGGAGGCCAAGAAACAATAT AAGAGGCTCATGGCAAGAAGCACCACCATCTCTTCTAAACCATGGATGGACCTCCGCCTCTCTCTTCTTGATTTGTGTCTTGTTTATGtaattttgctttctctaaCCAAGTATCCTCCAAGCTAA
- the LOC115750718 gene encoding abscisic stress-ripening protein 1-like: MAEGHHHHLFHHKKEDEPPVETAYGSGPGGAYAETTEVVAEPDYKKEEKHHKHLEQLGELGTAAAGAYALYEKHEAKKDPEHAHRHKIEEEVAAAAAVGAGGFAFHEHHEKKEAKKEDEEAHGKKHHHLF, encoded by the exons ATGGCCGAAggacaccaccaccacctcttcCACCACAAGAAGGAGGATGAGCCACCGGTCGAGACCGCCTATGGCAGTGGCCCTGGCGGCGCTTATGCCGAGACCACCGAGGTGGTCGCGGAGCCCGATtacaagaaggaggagaagcacCACAAGCACCTCGAGCAACTCGGCGAGCTCGGTACTGCTGCAGCCGGCGCTTATGCTTTG TATGAGAAGCATGAGGCCAAGAAGGACCCAGAGCACGCCCACAGGCACAAGATAGAGGAGGaagttgccgccgccgccgcggtcGGGGCCGGCGGGTTCGCCTTCCATGAGCACCACGAGAAGAAGGAGgccaagaaagaagatgaagaggctcATGGCAAGAAGCACCACCATCTCTTCTAA